The following nucleotide sequence is from Primulina tabacum isolate GXHZ01 chromosome 2, ASM2559414v2, whole genome shotgun sequence.
ACGAAAAGTTATTGATTCAATTGATGCCGATAGACTGTTAAAAGCGTTAACCGAGCCTGGAAATAGGTATAGGAAGATATGTTTCAGTAACACAAGTTTTGGTCGGGATGCAGCGCATATTGCTGAATCTACATTGTTATCCCTCAAGGATAAATTAACTGAGGTAGACCTATCAGATTTCATTGCTGGAAGAGACGAAGAGGAAGCCCTAGAAGTGATGAATACATTTTCTTTGGCTCTGAAAGGAGCTAAGCTGCGGTATCTTAACTTGTCGAACAATGCTTTGGGTGAGAAGGGTATCAGAGCATTTGAGGCACTTTTAAGGTCTCAGCATGATTTGGAGGAGCTGTATCTGATGAATGATGGCATCTCAGCGGAGGCTGCAGTAGCTGTCCACGAGTTCATTCCATCGACCGAGAAACTCAGGGTTCTTCACTTTTATAATAACATGACAGGAGATGAAGGTGCGATTGCTATATCTAGAATGGTGAAATGTTCTCCACTTTTAGAGGATTTTCGTTGTTCCTCTACAAGGGTAGGATCTGAAGGAGGAGTTGCGCTAGCCGAAGCACTCGGAACATGTACCCATTTAAAGAAGCTTGATTTGGTGGATAATATGTTTGGTGTTGAATCTGGATTGGCTCTGAGCAAGGTGTTATCCGCATTTTCTAATCTATCTGAAATCTACCTCAGCTACTTGAATTTTGAGGATGAGGGGTCTACTGCCGTTGCGAATGCCCTAAAGGAGTCTGCTCCATTGCTGGAAGTTCTTGAGATGGCTGGAAATGAAATCACTGCAAAAGCTGCCCCTGCTCTGGCTGCCTGTATAGCTTCGAAACAGCTTCTTGTCAAATTAAACTTGGCTGATAATGAACTAAAGGACGAGGGTGCTATCTTGATTTCCAAGGCACTGGAAGTCGGTCATGCTCGATTGCATG
It contains:
- the LOC142523117 gene encoding RAN GTPase-activating protein 1-like, which codes for MEFGVPSVKLWPPSENTRLMLVERMTKNLVTPSIWSRKYGLLSHKEAEEDAKKIEAKAFAAANQHFEKETDGDGSSAVQLYVKESSRLMIEVNKRGPTMKRDGELDILDKVKESDGTVFDISNDPRKVIDSIDADRLLKALTEPGNRYRKICFSNTSFGRDAAHIAESTLLSLKDKLTEVDLSDFIAGRDEEEALEVMNTFSLALKGAKLRYLNLSNNALGEKGIRAFEALLRSQHDLEELYLMNDGISAEAAVAVHEFIPSTEKLRVLHFYNNMTGDEGAIAISRMVKCSPLLEDFRCSSTRVGSEGGVALAEALGTCTHLKKLDLVDNMFGVESGLALSKVLSAFSNLSEIYLSYLNFEDEGSTAVANALKESAPLLEVLEMAGNEITAKAAPALAACIASKQLLVKLNLADNELKDEGAILISKALEVGHARLHEIDMSTNLIRRAGARCLAQAVVSKPRLKLLNINGNYISDEGIDEVKDLFKNFPIVLGPLDDNDPEGEDYNDEDDEQGGDNDELEFKLKGLEIKQEE